From the Micromonospora echinofusca genome, the window AAGGCCGAGCGAGCCGGTCCGACGGGTCAGCTGGGCAGGAAGCTGTCGTACGCGTCGTCGTACCAGTCGGCCTCGTTGTGCCGGCGGATCACGCCGTCGACCCGGGTCAGCAGCAACCAGTTGTCGTTGAGCACCAGCGCCGCGTCCTCGGGCCGGTCGGCCAGCACCCGGCCCACGGTCCGCAGCATGTGCGGCCTGCCGAGGTCGCTGAGCCTCTCCTTGCGCATGTGGAAGCCGATGTCGACGTGGTTCTCCGGCTCCCACGCCCACACAGCCCCGTCCGCCTCCGCCTCGTAGTACCCGTGACTGCCCGACGTGATGCTGACGGCGAAGCCGCACTCATCGTTGAGGTCGGCGCTGAGCAGGCGGTTGCCGGCCGGCGTCGGCGTCTCCGCGGCGCCCGGAGCGGCGAGTTCGGCCACCAACTCCAACGGGATGTCGCCGGCGAGCGTCAGTCGATAGGTGATGGACATGTTCGGCCTTCCTCAGTCCCGCCGGACGATCTCGATGATCGTGCCGTTCCGTATGACCGCCACCAGTTCCTTCAACGCCGGTACCGGCCAGTCGTCGAACTGCTTCTGCAGCGCGGCGAGGTCCCCCGCCAATCCTGGAGATTCAGCACCACACGCTGCGTCTGGGCGTCCGTGATCTTCCTCGGGACCGCGCTTCCGATGGCACGGACTGAGGTGGTGGGACCGGGAGCGTAGCAATCGAAGACTTGCCCTTCGACCAGGTAATCCGGCGATTTTCCCGGATCGACGACATCGCCGGTGTTCTGCTGCGCGTCGACGATCTCCTGCCTCGTCGGGTTCTGGTGCACCCGGTAGCCCCTGTCGGCGATCAGGTCGGCGGCCTCGTTCTCCAGTTCCAGACTGCGGCGTTCCGTCGGTCTCTCCTTGGCCCGGATCGGGGTACGTCGGCCGGTCGGCGTGCCGCCGGGGGTGCCGGTGGTCGGCTTGCTCCATGGCGTGGGGCTGTCCGTGCGGCCTTCGTGTGTCGGGCCCTCGTGCCTTGGGCCCTCGGATGTGGAGCCGTGGTCGGTGGTGTCGGTGTCGTCCGCCGGCGTGGCGACGGTGGGGGCGGCGTCTGCGGTGGCCGGGCTGTTCGGTGTGTCGCCGCCAGCCCCGCTCAGTTTCCCGCCGACCCCAGCTGCCGGGCCTCGCCGATCGCCGTCTCCACCGCCTGCCGGGCGGTGGCGGTGCGCTGGGCGACCAGGCTCAGGACCTGCGTGATGCTCTCCAGGGACTGCACGAGGGGGCCAGGTTGGCCGCCGTGCAGGACGGTCGTGACGAGTTGTCGTGTCTCGCGGACCTGCGCGATGGTGGCGGCGGCGGTGTCGCGGATGCCGTCGCACGCGTTCTGCACGGGTGTCAGGCCGGTGATCGTCTCGTGTGGGCTGGCCTCCTGCGGGACGGCGGCGGTGCTCGTCGTGGCCTCGCCGATGGTCGTGGCGAGGCCGCCCAGGCCGCCCCGGACGGCGGAGATGCCGTCGCGTACGCGGGTCAGGCCCGCCGCCACGGCGGCGAAGCCGGCGCCGGCGGCGCGCAGTGCCACCTCCTGCGCCTGGTTGTCGGCGGCGGACGCGAGCGCCTGTGCCCTCTCGACGCCGGTCGCCAACGCGCGCAGCTCCCCGGTGATCTTCTCGATGTGCGACACGCGGCCGACTCCCCCGATCGACGACGATGGGACACCGAGAAAACTAGCGACATGTGCCCCGGCCCCGCCAGGCCATTCGGGTGGGGCGGGGCCGCGTCGGACGGGCCGCGCCCGCCGCCACCACGCGGCCCGCCTCCCGCAGCGTCCGCTCCGGTCGTACGACCGCTTCAGGCCGGCGTGGCGGTGGCCTTGCGACGCCGCTCGGCCCGGCGGCGCACCTGCGTGTACGCGCTGGTCAGGCCCATCGCCCGGCGGACCTCGACGAGGGTCTGCCGCACCTCGTGCCGGGTCCGTTCCGTGCCCTCGAAGATCAACTGGTCGACCAGTCCGGGTTCGGCCTCGATCCGGGCCCGGCGTTCCCGGATCGGGTCCAGGAACCGGTCGAGCGCGACGGCCAGCTTCTCCTTCACCTCCACGTCACCGACCCGCCCGGCCCGGTAGCGCTCCTTGAGGTCGTCGACCTGCGCCCGATCGGGGTTGAAGAGGTCGTGGTACGCGAAGACCGGGTTCCCCTCGACGGTGCCGGGCACGTCGGCGCGGGTCCGGTTCGGATCGGTGTACATGCCCATCACCGCGCGGCGGACCGTCGCCGAGTCGGCGGAGAGCGCGATCGCGTTGCCCCGGCTCTTGCTCATCTTCGCCCGGCCGTCCGTGCCGACCAGGGTCGGCGTCTCGGACGCGATCGCCTCGGGTACGGGGAACACCTCCCCGTAGAGGTGGTTGAAGCGCCGGGCGATCTCCCGGGTCACCTCCACGTGCGCCGCGTTGTCCTTGCCGACCGGGACGACCTGCCCCTTCACGCAGAGGATGTCGGCGGCCTGGAGCACGGGGTAGCCGAGCAGGCCGTAGGGCATCTCCTCCTTACCGGCGTCGCGGGCCATCTCCTTCAGCGAGGGCACGCGCTCCAGCCGGGGCACCGTGACCAGGTTCTGGAAGAGGGTGTTCAGGTCGCCGACCTCCGGGATGGCCGACTGGAGGTAGAAGGTGGCGCGCGCCGGGTCGACGCCGGCGGCCAGGACGTCGGTGACCATCTCCCGGGCGTTCGCCGCGACCCGCTCGATGTCCTCGCGGGTGTTGCGGGTGGTGAGCATGTGCAGGTCGGCGATGATGAAGAAGCTCTCGTAGCGCTGGTGCAGCCGCACCCGGTTGGCGATGCTGCCGACGTAGTGGCCGAGGTGCAGCCGTCCGGTGGGGCGGTCCCCGGTGAGCATTCGTGCGACGGACATGGTGGTACGCCTTTCGTGCCTGGTGGAAGAAGGTGTGCGCGGGCGCGCGTCGACCGGGGAGGTCGTCCCGGGTCGGTCAGGGTCGGCTCAGCGAGCCGAGCGCCATCGCGCGCCGTCGCGGAACCGCAGTCCGCCGGCACGAAGTACGTCGATCATCCGCTCGCGGCCGTCGTCGGAGCGGGTGGGAGAGGTGGTCACGACGCCGAGCGGGAGGCCGTCGACGGGGTCGACGGCCTCCGGCGCGTAGCTGATCGGCCGGACCACGCTCCCCACGGTAGCGGGTCCGGCCCTGCCCGTTCAGCCCTGGCGGTAGCTTTCCCGGTAGTAGTCGCCGATCCGGTCCCGGTAGCCGGGCTCGCCGTACGCGTCCGGATCGAAGGCCGGCGAGTCCTTCACCTGATCGCGGGTGCGGTCCACGTGGACCGTGCGGTCCAGGTGGTCCACCCGCGTCACCGTGCCGGCGGGCAGCAGGACCTTTCGCCCGAAGATCCACGGCCCGGTGTCCACCACCAGCCAGCGGGCGTCGGTGTCGTCGCTGGCCTCGTCGACCGAGCCGATCCGCCCGTCGGTGGCCTCCACCCGGTAGCCGACCAGGTCGAGTGGGGTACCGGGACCGGGGGCGTCCGGCCCGTCGCCGCCGGGCTCCGGCCCGTCCGGCGGGGCTGAGTCGGGGTTGGCGCCGGAATATCCGCCGGCGAGGGCGGACGGGTCGCGCCAGGTCCAGGGGTTGAAGGTCGACGGCTGCACGGGTCACCTCCGATGACGGTCTGCGCCGGTCCCGGAGGGCAGTGCCCCGCCCGCGTCCGTGGGAAACAACGCGGCAATTCTTGGTTCACTGGAACGTCTCGGGTGCGAACTACGTCATATTCGTCCTGCGTCGATGAATGCAGTGTCCCGGTCGCAGGTGGGAGCGGCGGAAACCGTGGGCACGCACATTCGCCGGCAAGGGGGAGTGTCCATCCGGCACATTCGTTCCGTCGCTGCGGCCGACCATTCTGGTCCCGCATCATCCGCAGCGAGAAAAAGGGGACACGGATGTACCGCACCATTCGCCGGACCGGGGTCGTGCTCGCCGTCGCGCTCGGACTCGCGGCCGGGACCGGCGCCGCCGCGCAGGCCGCCGTCGTCAACCCCGTCACGCCGCATTCGCTCTGCGGGCTCGGCTACGGCGTCCTCGACCAGGACCCGATCCGCCACGCGGAGACCGGCGCTCCGCTCGGCGCCGTCTACCTGCTGTATCACCCGGTCACCGGCTACGGCTGCACGGTCACCGTCAAGTCCGCCTACGTAGGCGCCGCGACCCGCACCCAGGTCTACCTCGCCGCCCAGTACCTGCCGACCCGGACCGACGACGGCGACAGGTTCTGGGCGGCCGGGCCGACCCGGGCGTACGTCAGGGGTGGTTGCATCATCTGGGGCGGTTTCATGGCCGACGCGGGTGGCACGATCCATTACCACGAGCGGGCGAACCCGGCGATCGGTGGCATCGGCACCTGCTTCTGAGACAGCGGTCCGGGAGGTCCGTGATCACGCGGGACTCCCGTTCCGGGACCGCGTAACCGAATTGTCGACCGCAGTTGAGAAAACGCCCGACGGGTCCCGTTGTGCCGCCGTTATCGTCGGTCCATGGGGCGGATGCGGGGCGTCAGTCCCGGCGAGCGGGCCTCACCAGGCCCTGGTCACCAGGTACCCGCCGGGCTCGGTGATCGGCTGGCACCGCGACGCGTCCACCTTCCGGCAACTCCGCCATCCCTGACCGCCGCCGCGCTGGCATACTCGGCGGCCATGGTGCTGTCGCGAGGCTGGGCCCTCTTCCTCACCGGGGTCGGAGTCTGGACCTGGGTGATCTGGCCGAGGTTCGCGGTCGCCATCTGGAACGATCCCCGGTCCTGGTCCTCCGGCACGGTCGGGGAGTTTCCGGCCACCGGCTTCCTCTGGATCCACGCCCTGCTGATCGCGGCGTCCCTGCTCATCGGCACCACCGTCGGGGTGCTCGGCGTCCGCGCGTGGCGGGTGGCCCGCCGGCGGGCCGAGGGCCCGGCTTCCTGACCTACCGCCGGGTGCCACGCCCTTCGGCCAGGCGGCGAGGACCCGCCCGACTGGCGTGCGGCCTGTCGCACCGGCCCTGAACAGGCGGGATAGTGAGCCGGTAATGGTGTGACGGGCGCCGCTACCCCCCGATTTGACGTT encodes:
- a CDS encoding SCO4848 family membrane protein, with the translated sequence MVLSRGWALFLTGVGVWTWVIWPRFAVAIWNDPRSWSSGTVGEFPATGFLWIHALLIAASLLIGTTVGVLGVRAWRVARRRAEGPAS
- a CDS encoding DUF6244 family protein, encoding MSHIEKITGELRALATGVERAQALASAADNQAQEVALRAAGAGFAAVAAGLTRVRDGISAVRGGLGGLATTIGEATTSTAAVPQEASPHETITGLTPVQNACDGIRDTAAATIAQVRETRQLVTTVLHGGQPGPLVQSLESITQVLSLVAQRTATARQAVETAIGEARQLGSAGN
- a CDS encoding PRC-barrel domain-containing protein, whose translation is MQPSTFNPWTWRDPSALAGGYSGANPDSAPPDGPEPGGDGPDAPGPGTPLDLVGYRVEATDGRIGSVDEASDDTDARWLVVDTGPWIFGRKVLLPAGTVTRVDHLDRTVHVDRTRDQVKDSPAFDPDAYGEPGYRDRIGDYYRESYRQG
- the trpS gene encoding tryptophan--tRNA ligase — encoded protein: MSVARMLTGDRPTGRLHLGHYVGSIANRVRLHQRYESFFIIADLHMLTTRNTREDIERVAANAREMVTDVLAAGVDPARATFYLQSAIPEVGDLNTLFQNLVTVPRLERVPSLKEMARDAGKEEMPYGLLGYPVLQAADILCVKGQVVPVGKDNAAHVEVTREIARRFNHLYGEVFPVPEAIASETPTLVGTDGRAKMSKSRGNAIALSADSATVRRAVMGMYTDPNRTRADVPGTVEGNPVFAYHDLFNPDRAQVDDLKERYRAGRVGDVEVKEKLAVALDRFLDPIRERRARIEAEPGLVDQLIFEGTERTRHEVRQTLVEVRRAMGLTSAYTQVRRRAERRRKATATPA
- a CDS encoding SitI3 family protein; translation: MSITYRLTLAGDIPLELVAELAAPGAAETPTPAGNRLLSADLNDECGFAVSITSGSHGYYEAEADGAVWAWEPENHVDIGFHMRKERLSDLGRPHMLRTVGRVLADRPEDAALVLNDNWLLLTRVDGVIRRHNEADWYDDAYDSFLPS